The proteins below come from a single Gimesia alba genomic window:
- a CDS encoding VOC family protein: MSLHHIPKGYHTVTPYLLVEGAEEMIEFLKTVFDATPEIISYHGDIIGHACMKIGDSMIELADACEEWGKTTSFIHLYVPDVDATYQKAMAAGGVSVTEPADQFYGERSCSVKDPFGIQWLIATQIEELSNEELLRRAEEFKQQQKQQQQ, encoded by the coding sequence ATGTCCCTACACCATATTCCGAAAGGTTATCACACGGTCACTCCTTATTTGCTGGTCGAAGGAGCTGAGGAAATGATTGAATTTCTGAAGACCGTATTCGATGCGACGCCTGAAATCATCTCATATCATGGGGATATCATCGGCCACGCCTGCATGAAGATCGGTGACTCAATGATCGAACTGGCGGATGCCTGTGAAGAATGGGGCAAGACGACCTCTTTCATTCACCTTTACGTCCCCGACGTAGATGCGACTTACCAGAAAGCAATGGCAGCGGGGGGCGTCAGCGTCACCGAGCCAGCCGACCAGTTTTATGGCGAACGTAGCTGTTCCGTCAAAGATCCCTTCGGGATTCAATGGCTCATCGCAACACAGATCGAAGAACTCTCAAATGAAGAGCTCTTGCGTCGGGCCGAAGAATTTAAACAACAACAGAAACAGCAACAACAATAA
- a CDS encoding cupin domain-containing protein — MPFIDIDSVKPLEVLPGCKMRTPYGENLMLSYLEMDEGAIVPMHHHPHEQGGMLLKGKLELTMGDEVRVVEAGAMFIIPPNTPHQAIAVDGPAVVLDVFSPVREDYAELYNKYIPVSDEES, encoded by the coding sequence ATGCCATTTATTGATATTGATTCTGTTAAACCGCTGGAAGTTCTGCCCGGTTGTAAAATGCGCACGCCTTACGGCGAGAATCTGATGTTATCCTATCTGGAAATGGACGAGGGAGCCATCGTTCCCATGCACCATCATCCACACGAGCAGGGGGGCATGCTGCTGAAAGGCAAGCTGGAACTGACCATGGGAGATGAGGTGCGAGTGGTTGAAGCGGGCGCGATGTTTATTATTCCTCCCAACACACCCCATCAGGCGATCGCCGTCGACGGACCAGCCGTGGTCCTGGATGTATTCAGCCCCGTCCGTGAAGACTACGCGGAACTATATAATAAATACATTCCGGTTTCCGATGAGGAGTCGTAA